The Fluviispira sanaruensis sequence AATGTAAATGACATTATTAAAATACGGATTAATTTATATGTGGGTGTCGCCCAATCTTTGTAAAAACCTTCTATCTGAAACGATCCATTCTCAATTCCTAAAAAAATAAATTTCACAAATCTTAAAATATAATTTGTTATAACAAATGTTATTGCTATGAAAAATATGTTTGGTATAAAATTAAAAGTAACTCTAAATATTTTATTAATCGGATCTAAAATATAATTATATATTTTAGGCGCTAAATCTGACGTCCAAGGAAAAAAACTAAAAATGAGTGGTATATAAAAATATAACATTGCTAAAACAATAAATACTCTTAAAAATTTAAAAAAGAAAAGCAGAGAAGAAACAATTCTATCGGCTGTCAAAAGCTCAAACGATCTAAACTTTATAGAGTGGATACGTACACCTTTCCAATCCACTATTTTGAGAATAAGTTTTTTATAGATATACTTTAATAAAAATAAAAGTAGGAGCAACCCTATCGTTGTTAATACAGAGTAGACAGAAGGCATGATATATATTTCATAACCTAATGAATCCATGACATTTATCCTTCTGAGAAACTCTACGAAAAAGTTCTATGCCAAGTTCACCTTTTTCTTATGAATAAGATAAAAAAAGCATACAAAACTTAATAAATATGCAACTAAAACAGGTAAAAATGAAATAAACCATCCAAAATTATTATAAAGTTGAGTATATAATGGCATTGTTAAAAGAGAATAGACTGTCACAATTAAATTAAACCCGATATTAAATGCCGTGCAACGAATTTGCATTGGAATCAAGTCAAATAATAGAATTAACAAAAGAACTGGACTAAAGACATAGCCAAAATCATAAATATAAAACTGTAAAATTTGCCCAAAATAGAGAAATGAAATTGCATAAAAGAGCAAAGGCACTATAAATCCCAATGCAAGTATAATATTTCTTTTAAGTATTTTATCTCCTATAAAAGAAACAGCATACATGACAAAAAGCTGAAAAAGCATTGATAAAGTTAAATTTTTAAGAATAATTGAATTCTCTATGTGAAAGCTATTGTTTAAAATATTAGGAAGAAAACTGAATTTATAAAAAAAACTAAGCGGAACTATCGACCAAATAATCATTACAATTATTGAATATTTAATTATATCCCTTAATGAAGACTCATTTATCTTAAGACTCGAAATATTTTTATGCAGATACTTTTTTTTATCATCTAAATATTTATCAAATAAAAATAATTTTCTAATAATAAAAACAAAAAGACTTAATATTGTTGAAATAATAAAAATTATTCTAAATTGTACATGTGCATTACTTGAATAAAGTGTAACTAAATATAACGCAAAAGTTGCTAGTAATATACCTAATAATACTGCAGCTTCAGAAAAATAATTATTTCTAAATTGCCTTCCAACTTTTGTATTCTCAAACACGTAGATTGAAATCACACCATTCTCACCAGCAACAACAAAACGTTGGAACAGTCTTACTATTGAAATAAGAACCCATGAATAAGTAAATGTTGCATAGGAAGGAATAAAAATCATTGCAAAGCTAGACAATCCCATAATGATGGGTGTATTAAAAATACTTCTCACTCTACCTTTTTTGTCTGCCAAATATCCATAATAAAATGCCCCTAAAAATGTAGCAAAACAACCTATTGCAAAAGGAATAAGCCCCTGTCCTTCATCATAACTTGTCTGGTTAAAAAAAACCTGGCCAATCTGTGCGGCAAGTAAAAGAAATGCCATATTCTCAAACCATTCCACTACTATCCCAGAAAAAAGCGCAACTTTATGCTTAAAATTCATTTAAAACCCTTTATTTAAGACCCTTTATCTTTTTTATTAAAAGGCCATACTAGTATATTTAATAGTTTATTTGCGTCATTTTCTGCAATATCATTTAATCCAATTTTAATCATCGCCACATTTTCCGTCATTTTGAAAGATCTATGAAACCGATCCCAAAATGAAAAAACCACTGAAAAATTTGAATTCATTTCAGAAAAATCTCTAGAATGATGAATGCTGTGAATGCTTGGTGTGACAATAACTCTAGATAGTATTTTATCGTATTTAAAATAATAATTACTATGATGAAAAACTATTGCAAATAAACTTATAAAATCATAAATAAGGACGTATTCCATTTGTACAGCAAAAAGCATTATCACAAAAAATCTAAAAAATTGTGCGAAAAATTGTTCACCAAAGTGAAAGCGAAAGGCCGTACTTGCGTCTAAATCTGGATCAGAGTGATGCACTTTATGAAAAGTCCAAAAAAAAGGTATGGAATGATTAATTCGATGCCAAACATATTGGGAATAGTCAAGAAAAATGAAAGAAAATATGAAAGATAAAATCGCACTAAACTCAAGTATTTTCAGTATTCCAAAATGATCTTCACCGAAAATTCCTCTCACTATAAAGATGATCGGGTATGAAAATGATCTTGCTATTATAAACGAGATAAATGCAAATGATAAATTTATCAGCACTCTCTTTTTAACTGAAAATTTTTTTTCTCTTAATGGATATTTTCTTTCAATAAATACCATAATGAAGAAAAATATTATGACTAAATAGTATTGCATAATAATTTCAAATATCATTTAAATTCCAATCATATTCCAAAAATTCAATTTTTAATTTACTTCTTTTAATTTGGATTTTAATATTATTATCTTTACTAATATTTTCTATGACAAAGTTATTAAATGACTTATATTTTTCTTTAAAATCATCCCCATACCATTTAAATATGCTAGATAAATATAACTTATGTTCTTCTGATTTATAATAATTCTTCTTCTTATTTTCCAGAAAATTAGTTGCTGCTATTTGCAACTGATTTTGCAAATTTTCTGGCAAAAAAACATTTTTTGCCAAACTTGGGCAACCTTTAGATGCACAAACTAGAGCAAAATGAATTCTCGGCTCATGAAAATCTTTTCTAATAATATTATGCTCAATTTCATCTAGATAATGATATTTTTCTAATAAAGTAAAAAATCTTTTTTTCCATGGATTAGAAAGCACTCCTCCTATATCTCGTATACTTTTTAAAGGGTAATTATCAATAATTAATTTTAATGTAAGAGCGTTATAGGCATTTATTAAAAACGCAAGTTTCTCATTATAAGTTAACTTTTGATAATCACTATTTTTAATAGTAGACATATTCTTAATAAAGTTATTTAAATCTACAGAATTTTCTTTTAAATTTTTGTAGTCAACCAATGTTTCTCCATTTTTTTCAAAGACATACCTGTCTAAGACTTTCTGATATGAACTATAATCAATATTTATTTGTTTTTTTGCTATGGCCATTTGGCATAAAATTAAATGACTTATTAATAAGAAAATTCGAAATAAATAAAAGGAAAAAAAATTCATAGAGCACCTATTTATAAATACATATATCAAAATACTTTTATGTCAAAAAAATTAAATGAGACTTTATTTATACTGTTATTTTAATTATATTCATATTTGAAAGAAAAGAAAAGTTTCTGGCTCTCAAATAAGGTGGCTTAATGATATTAAAAATTTTTTCTCCCAATAATTTGACACTTTTAAGAATCATTCTCATGCTCCCTGCAGTTTATTTTTTATTTAATAATTATGTAATATCCTCATTTATTTTTGCTATTCTTGCAGTCTTGACGGATTTTTTTGATGGAATCATTGCTCGAAAGTATAATATAATTTCAAATTTTGGCTCCATTCTTGATCCCATTGCAGATAAAGTATTAATTATCACCTTGCTGACAAGTTTTTATTTTCTTAATTATATACCTTTTTGGTTTATTTTAATTTCAAATACACGTGATATATTTCAGCTTTTATCAATACCTATTCTCATTTTATACAAAAAAATAAACTTCAAAGTAAAACCAAAAACTTTGCCAAAATGGGCAACAGCTCTTAAATTCATTATCATCCTTATTTGCTATATTTTTAGTATATTTCACTATTATAGATTAAATAATATTTACTTTTTAGCACTCTTATTTATATCCACTTTATTAGAGTTCTATATATTAATAACCTTTGTTCCGCGATTTATTCAAATATACCAAAGAAAGCATGATACATTTGAGTAATTTATTTGACAATCTTAACTTCTTTTCCATGCATGAAACTTTTGTACATAAGAAAGTAATTTCGTTGGTACATGTGCTTTTTTCCATTCCCCTGCAACAAACTTATTAGCTTCAGAAAATGTAGGATATGCATGTGTTGTCGATAATATTTTATTTAGACCAATATTGTATTTCATCGCTAAAGCAAATTCTGCCATGAGCTCTCCAGCAATAGCGCCGACAATGGTTACGCCTATGATTTTATCTGTATTTGGCCTAACCAACACTTTTATAAATCCTGCCGCTTCACCTTCTGTCACAGCACGATCCAGTTTAGCCAAATCATATTTTACAATTTCAAAGGGTATTTTTGCTTGGCCTGCAATTTGCTCATTGAGTCCAATGCGCGAAATTTCAGGGTCTGTAAAAGTTGTCCAAGGAATGTTGTTATAATTAATTTTAAAGCGTTTAAAATCTCCAAATAGAGAATTGACTGCAGCAAACCAGGCTTGATGAGATGCCATATGAGTAAATTGAAATGGTCCAGTCACATCTCCGCAGACAAAAATATTATGATAATTTGTTCGTAGGAACTCATCGCATTCAATTGTTCCATCATTCCTAAGTTTAATACCAAGTTTTTCCAGACCAAAGCCTGTTACATTTGCTTTTCTTCCTAAAGCAATAAAAACAATATCAAATTCGAGCGAATAAGAAGTCCCAGTACGCGTATCTTCATACTGAACGATATTTATTCCATTTTTTCTTTCAAACAATGACACTTTTTTATTTGTTAGGATTGATATATTTTCATGCCGAAATTTGTTTTCAATAAATATAGAAATGTCGATATCTTCTTTTGAAAATAATCTATCTTGTTTTTCTAAAATCGA is a genomic window containing:
- a CDS encoding MFS transporter: MNFKHKVALFSGIVVEWFENMAFLLLAAQIGQVFFNQTSYDEGQGLIPFAIGCFATFLGAFYYGYLADKKGRVRSIFNTPIIMGLSSFAMIFIPSYATFTYSWVLISIVRLFQRFVVAGENGVISIYVFENTKVGRQFRNNYFSEAAVLLGILLATFALYLVTLYSSNAHVQFRIIFIISTILSLFVFIIRKLFLFDKYLDDKKKYLHKNISSLKINESSLRDIIKYSIIVMIIWSIVPLSFFYKFSFLPNILNNSFHIENSIILKNLTLSMLFQLFVMYAVSFIGDKILKRNIILALGFIVPLLFYAISFLYFGQILQFYIYDFGYVFSPVLLLILLFDLIPMQIRCTAFNIGFNLIVTVYSLLTMPLYTQLYNNFGWFISFLPVLVAYLLSFVCFFYLIHKKKVNLA
- a CDS encoding sterol desaturase family protein — encoded protein: MIFEIIMQYYLVIIFFFIMVFIERKYPLREKKFSVKKRVLINLSFAFISFIIARSFSYPIIFIVRGIFGEDHFGILKILEFSAILSFIFSFIFLDYSQYVWHRINHSIPFFWTFHKVHHSDPDLDASTAFRFHFGEQFFAQFFRFFVIMLFAVQMEYVLIYDFISLFAIVFHHSNYYFKYDKILSRVIVTPSIHSIHHSRDFSEMNSNFSVVFSFWDRFHRSFKMTENVAMIKIGLNDIAENDANKLLNILVWPFNKKDKGS
- a CDS encoding DUF547 domain-containing protein, which encodes MVDYKNLKENSVDLNNFIKNMSTIKNSDYQKLTYNEKLAFLINAYNALTLKLIIDNYPLKSIRDIGGVLSNPWKKRFFTLLEKYHYLDEIEHNIIRKDFHEPRIHFALVCASKGCPSLAKNVFLPENLQNQLQIAATNFLENKKKNYYKSEEHKLYLSSIFKWYGDDFKEKYKSFNNFVIENISKDNNIKIQIKRSKLKIEFLEYDWNLNDI
- a CDS encoding CDP-alcohol phosphatidyltransferase family protein is translated as MILKIFSPNNLTLLRIILMLPAVYFLFNNYVISSFIFAILAVLTDFFDGIIARKYNIISNFGSILDPIADKVLIITLLTSFYFLNYIPFWFILISNTRDIFQLLSIPILILYKKINFKVKPKTLPKWATALKFIIILICYIFSIFHYYRLNNIYFLALLFISTLLEFYILITFVPRFIQIYQRKHDTFE